The following is a genomic window from Micropterus dolomieu isolate WLL.071019.BEF.003 ecotype Adirondacks linkage group LG12, ASM2129224v1, whole genome shotgun sequence.
CTCTTAGCCTTCGTCTTTTGGTGTACAAGTACAAAGAACCCCGTTTTTTATTCTCATGCCGGTGCCCAGCACCTTTTCACTTTTGGTACAATGTCTCACGAGCGCTGTAAGCTCTTTTCagccttcttttttttaaaaaaacaaaacaatctccTGTGGTTTATTATCTTTGcagaaacgtgtgtgtgtgtgtgtgtgtgtgtgtgtgtgtgtacattgtaAACGCACTGTCTAAGTAGTTGCACTCATCTGTGTTCATGCCGACCGCGTCTCCTGTAGGAGTATAAAGGCcttcttaaatgtgtattattgCAGATGTGCAGTTCCAAACATAACAGCAATATTGTACAGGTCATTTCATCGTCTTTGTCTGCCTGAGCACTAGTTCACCAGCcagtgtgcgtgcgtgtgggTGACTGTCATATGTAGTTGCCGTAATGGAATACTGAGTCAGACTCGCTCCATTTCAACCAACCGCTctccaaaaaggaaaaaacCTTTGAGATTCACGGGTCTTTTCTGTCTTCCACCCGGATCCAAATGTCTTATAATTGTGGATAAACATTCAAAGGCAATACTTGTGATTTTAGTATTACAGTACAACTGTAAACTCTTCCGGGGAAAAAGGAATAGAACAACGATACTGTAACTTGAATGTCTGCTTAATGAAGTAATTTCAGAATTTTTCTTACAAACAAACCCTTGAAATAGGAACAAAAAAGGATTCGCTTGCACCCcctttgatgtgtaaaaaaaaaaaaaagatgaactTAAGTTATGCCCCCTGTTTCGGCACCCTGCCCACCTGTCAGTCATtagtgtaaaatgttttatattgtaataatgatattttttaaattattggtACAAAGTCTCCCCTTatgtcaggaaaaaaaaagaaaagaaaagtgcatTATTGCCCGTGCTGCCTAGGTTGGccactttctgtctgtcctggaATTGTGGAGGACTTGGTGCTGCAGCTGTAATGTAGCATCCAAACCTAATAGTTGCGCTTCTTCACGCTGAAGTCTTGTGACGAGCTGCAGGTCAACCTGAACTCTTTTACTCTGCAGGATGGAGGTCACTAAATCCCATCTGTAGATTTTTAACCTGCTTGTTTTCTCCATGTTTATTAGCTCTAAATTCAGACAGTTTTTAACATAGCCTCTACATTTGCATCACAACCCCCTCTGAGCTTGgatattttggggtttttgtTTACAGTCGAGTTGCCTCTTTAGGCCGACCACCCCTGgctcctcttcatcttcctcacGCGAGTCTGAACAGAGCAGCTTTGTCACATTCGCTCAAACTAATAAAGGGGGTGGTGCACgctgtttaaaaataataataatgtgtcgCCTTGACAATCCGAGCTGGTTTACAGTTAGTTTTTCTCTTCAAACGTTCTGCCGTTTTGAGAGATAGGGAGGGTCCAGAATAACTTGATCACATGCCTCGCTCACGAACTGTCAAAAGCGGTCAGAAAAATGTTACATGCCTtcttggaaaaaataaataaaacgcaCGCTCTGTTAACCTGGCGACAAAGCTTTCAGAGAGGGAATCAAATCTCATTAGTGATGCTTTTACAAAATGGCTTAACCAGTTTCTTTCTACTTCGTGTCTGTCTGgtcatatttgtttttgctCTTCCAAAAGCAgctgttcttgtgtgtgtgtttgttttttttgtaatgagCTCTGAACAATGTATGTATCCTCTAATATgccaaatgtcttttttataatGTAGTTTTCATGCACTGCTAAACAAAACAGGGCAGAGTGAGAGGcagctttaaacaaataaaaaaacaaaacaaaggagtgTGGAGCCCTTCTCTGTCGCACTCAGCCTTACTTCTCCTTAAGACTTATCTGGCTGTTTGCACTACAGAGCGCTaacctttctctttctctcacacatttCATCCTCACTCGTCATCGCTCATGTTTATGTATGTACATTTGGAGTGTTCTCACTTTCtcctcttatttttttttttttttggttttaacaTGCAGCCTGTTATGCTTAGCTTTGCTACAGTTggatcacttttttttttgttgtcatcCCCCCCTTCTCCATGTCCTTTCACTATCTTTCACTCtcactgtgtctgtgtattATTCTAGTAAATGGTAAGCAGAGGTGTCATTGTGGTAGTATACTCAGTGCTCCAAAGGGTTGCTGATGGTAGAAACCTGTGCCGTTTGTAACATTTAGCAATAATGTCAAAACAAAGGGGACGGTTTTTTGATAACATAcgttagtttgttttttgtacatatTGCAGCTCCAGgtcatgctcaaatctgtatgtcattaaaagaagaaaaaaaaaaacaaggaaaaaaaaaacttgcaatATTGGcataaaaatgagaaataaaaaaggtgaTATAAAATCttgctttgttgtgtttttaattgtcatCAGAAGCATAatcatgtacattttttttaaaaacactttaaaccCAAATAATTCAGGTTTTAGCtggaaaagaacaaacaaataacacagaCTTGTGTATCTTTTATGTGAAGTATAAACATCTTGTTAAGCTGTTTTCATCTCCCCCTCTAGTGACAGTTAAGCATCTCCCAGTGGCTGCAGGGTGAAGATGGGAAGGGCTTTGGGCATCTACCAAGCCCAAATGGAGCTCTTATCCCTGGGAAGTAGTCCCAGCAGATTCCCCCTTTTATTTCTGCCACTTGTCTGGCTGGGCCCTAATGCCCTCTGTCCTTTTAGAGCCACTTTTATTAAAGCTGTTAAAAGCTCCGAGTTTCTCTGCCCCGAGTCTTTGCCGACACAGTTGCACTCAATGTCTTTATATGGTCAACCCAGACGTTGGTTATGCGGAGATGCGTTTTGTGTCTGTACATAACCAAAGGAATACACTACCTTTCCCAGGACCACTTCCAGATGTATATGACAAACCTGTAAAATCACAGGGATTACATTCAACTATGTGCCCGCAGGTTTATcatgcaacaaaacaaaatacaaaaatcttCATTAATGCGTCAAAACCTAAAAGTAGGAATTTATACAGCAACACTGAGGCTGTACAATTAACCTCGCAACATACAGTgttgaaacaagaaaataaaatgctacATTAACTCTGCTATATTTAACAGTATGAATCAGTGGAAATCAGGTGGGTAATGCCGGGAATTCACTCTTTGAAGAagaggtggagagacaggtgtTCAAAGTCCCACTAAATGATAAGGCCTCTCCAGTTCCTGTAGTACACACAGCACCACcccctcagacacacacacacacacagagtgggtCAAGGATGAGAGCAGAACTCTTTGTGCACTGGAGGGCTGCTTTGAAGCTACTGAGTACAGTTGGTGCCGAGGTTCTCCCAAGTTTTTCTGTCACAGAGgccaaaaagttcatttttatcaatcattaacaatacaGGCAATTGGAATAAAcaagattcaggttagcaaaatagccttgTTTATGTCGCAACATGAATCATTTTCATGCAACTTTGGCTCCGCTCAACATCCACAACCCCCTGAAGTGGCTctagcccccccccccgtttGAGAACCTCTGAGTCAGTGtgacaggctgctgctgctgctgaagatcACAAATAAAAGCCTGCTTACAAATATGAGtctgaaaaaaatttaaaaagatttttgaCGTTCTAGCCAATTTCCTACAAATCATGACTAATTTACGTTACTGTtgatgattttgtgtttttttaaatgtcttttcccATCTTGCAGGCCGCCATTAGTTTGCAGTTATTTCCATACAGAAAGTCAAATGTTGGACTAGTGTAGTCCATCACAGTGAATGTTAAAAGGaatttgttgacattttggggaataagcttatttgctttctttctctgttaAATATGGATCCATTGCCTGGAGGGCTtgagtttagcttagcatacagCGCATTAGTACATCAACAGGAACAGCTTACTGTTTATACTATTTCTgtttaaggattaggacaaaaGAGACACATAGTGTTCATCATCTTTAGAGGCGTTGGTAGTTGtacaggctagctgttttcccctgctaCCAGTATTGCTAATCGCTAAGCTAACTGCCTGCCATCTCAACCTGCAtacttcacacacagacatgagggtggattaaaaaacataaacattaaattataCATTATTAAGGACAAAAACACTGGTATGGTTCAATCTTCactttggaaacagcagttgacaaaacaatctcaccagaAAGTTACCTATTAAGTAGCTGTTTAAGAGCTTTTGATCATGTGGCACAATCTTCAACAGCATATGGTCAGTTCACATGGAAATGTGAGTAGCCTATATGGAGAGTGGTAAACTACATAAAATGGTATTCTGCTTTATAAAAACACTCCCTTGCTATGCCAGACTTGAGTATTTTCGAGGCTTTATATGGCCAGGCATCCACTCAGGACACTGCGAGCTTTAGGGAAACATCTGGCTGTGTTGATCTGCTGTGAGAGCACTGAGTGGACACCACTTCTGCTCCACAGTCGTTAACTACCATACCCACGTCATGTCACACTCCAAACAAAAGCAACATAGCTGCTCATAAACTAGTCCTATAAGCACTGTGAGGGCTTTACGTTAAAGAAATGACATACTACAGATTCCCTTTAAGTGTCTGCACTCAGGCCAGAGcacttaaacaaacaaacacacacacacacacatacatatcaATCCAGTTTAAGTCAGCTCACTCCAGGCGGATGCACGGATGCCGGTGCAGGTGAGGCGTGTGCTGGCTCCGCTAGGCGGGGTATGGCCATTCTGCTCAGTGGTCTTTGGCCCCGCTCTTGATCTGCCCGCTTCCCCCTTAGCCGCTCCGATTCCAGCTGACCTCCCTAAGCTGCTGCTCGCTCCGCCGCTCCTCCGtaagcagctgcagcaggtgaATGTAGCCAGCATGCCCTGGCGGAAGCGCTTGTTCATGAAGCAGTAAATGATGGGGTTGACACAAGCCGAGGTGTAGGACAGCAGGTGGATGAAGGAGATGGGTGCGCCGGTCAGGCGGTAGGCCGAGCGTCGGTCGAACGCCTGCCACGCATTGACCACAAAGACGGGAGTCCAGCacaggaaaaagaggaagacaaTGACCAGGAGCATGCGGATCACACGCTTCTTGGCCATCAGGTTGGCTGTAGAGCTGCTGCCGCACACACGGCCCACCATGGGCTTGGTGCTGGAGTTGCCTGTACTCTTTGCGATGCTCTTCTTTTTAGACTGCTGCAGGTAGCAGCCATCACTGTCACCGGCCTTGATGCTGCCAGTGCTgagttgtctgtctgtcaggggAGAGATGTGAAAAGGATAAGACTGGAGTGTAAGGCTGTATTCACACCAAGTCAGGCGTTGCTGCAGTCAGTGCAGGGTTGTGTGGCGGCATGGGAGCATCATGACATGGCCCATTTTTGTGATGCTTTGGTGTGCTGATTGTAGTAGTTACTAACCAGACAGCCCGACTTGAAGAGTGATAGGGGTGGCGATGGAGctgtggataagacacatgcctttggtgtgagaaacccgggttcaattcccactatGACACATCCACCTGACTTAACTTAACCCCTATATGCTCAataggcgtgcgacctctgacatatatagcaattgtaaaagtatcgaaaatgaagaaatgtagtGAACGCCAACTGACTGCAAGGAGATTAATGTTTTTGTACTGCTCTGGAAAGGTCATCACGGCACCGATCAGTTTCTCTTCCATCTTCTTCACAGTTGCTAAGTATGCTATAAGGCTACATGGTGAACAAGGTTCTTTTTCCAGTGAGCATCTTCTGGTCCAATCGCCGGCTTGCGTGACTGGCCACCGTAGTGTTGCGTTTCTCTGAACGTTGATTCTGTTTAAACGTTTTGACCTAAACACAATACCCACATTCAAATGAATGGAAGGACAGGCGTTTTTGCCACAGTGCCCGATTTAGTGTGAATACAAGCTGAGTGCAACTTTATCAGCAACATAAAAAGATTTGCAGGAGCAAAGCCCTCATGACTTGGAAAGTTGGGGTCCTGTCGGTCACTTCAGACCAACAAATGGAAAACTTTCCTAAAGCCGGAGCTGCTTTTCCTAAAGAACACAGTGActtgttatgttttgttttcataccTCTGCTAGATTTCCTGCTGGACACCTCACACTTGATGCCCCGGTAGAGCTCCAGGGAAATGAGTCCATAGGCTGTCATCATGACAATCCCAGGGATCAGGAAGAGTAGCAGCAACAGGGACACATACCTGCAAGAGATAAATTTGAGGCAGGAGTCTAAGTGGGTGAAAACAAGCATTCATTGATCAACACCAGAGGCAAACTGCTAATATTAGAAAGCCCTGAGGCTTGACTAATATCATCATTACAACATTGACATGATTGATTTTATTGCATTTGATGTGTTAAAAGAAGTATAATGATTATTTCaatatacttttttttggaaaaacactttttcagaaattattattttttgtgtgattttgttttgaagAGTCAGATCTGCCAGAAGATTTCCCCCAAGTGGCCGTCTCTCACCAGCAGCATCACCCTGACAAAATCAATAGAGGGACCATCTGAAATTAGCAATGGGCTACTTAAGCAGCCACACAATCTGAGTGCATCTGAGTGTGAAGACACCCTGGTGGGACAGTGAAGGTATGATGCTCCCTGATGCACTTATTTTCAGCTCACCAGGACTGCTGGATGACATCGTTCGGCCACACCAGGCGGCACATGTGCCCAGTGCTGTTGTTGAGGCGGGTGAACGGCTTCAGGGTGCTGGAAATGGGGTAGGGCAGCATCAGGATGAATGACACCACCCAGGTGGCAGTGATGACCTTGACGGCGTGGGATTTGGTCTGCCACGTCCTGGAGGTCAGCGGGTTGCAAATGGCGCTGTAGCGCTCCAGGGAAATGGCCACCAGGTTGAATGTGGAAACGCTTACTGAGAGACCTGCACAGAtcagaaaatttaaaaattcaTGATGCCACTTCTTTGTTTCAGTGTTGAGCTCTGATTTGTTAAAAAACCTTAATCTGAAATGTTAAAACTATGATATATAATAAAGAAAGACCAGCCACATTTGACCAAACAAATcatggaaacatttttttaaaaaggaatagTACAACATTGTAGGAAATACgctcatttgttttctttagattTAGATCAGATGTTTGATACTACTCTGTCTGTACGGTAAAACCAGAACCATGCAAGAACTAGAAGAttgctagcttagcttagcataaagactggaaactgggagaaacagctagcctggctctgtccaaaggtaaaaaaaaaaaaataccaacaCTCACTAACTGACACgttatatgttgtttgttaagtCCAAAAAACTAATTGTAAAAAGAcacatttgtgttttagttgtgttggttaagctaagctaaccggctgctggctttagcttcatatttagcaaacagacatgagagtggtatcgatctccTCATCTAACTCTGCAATCTGTCACTTGTATGTAAATCCATCACAAGCCAAGAAATACTCAGGCACATAACCTCCATTTGActagagttagatgagaagattgattccacagctggttagcttagccaCCAAACGTAACCATAGAATTAAATTTTTGCACTTAATTTCTTGCACGGAATGGACAAACGAGAAATAATGTGTTAAACATTGGGGATTAAcgtttggacagagccaggctagctttttcccctgtttccagtctttatgctaagctacgtAGAATCAATCTTCTCACAAGCAGAAAAGAGGATTAAGTGTATTTCCCGAAATAGAAGTATTCCTTTAATTAGGTAGCATTCCCCTTCACTTTGGTCTATTTCTCCCTCTGCCATGGGCTTTGTAACACCCAGAATGGTCAGCATCCTTACACCATGTCACTGTGTAGGCTTACTGTTGTACTTGTGATGCTATGGCACATGTTTTGTCACATTAAATTTAACTGCTGAGCAACGACAGAGCACTTCCTGTAAGCATGTGGACGAACGAGGTAATAATCCTGGATGACAGCGCTCTGATCTCACTCAACGGCTAAATAGAGCATCAGGAAGTAAGCAGAAAAGTGAAAATCAGATTTCCTAGCGGACCTGTAATtggataaaaatgaaatattagtAAAGGTGCACCATCTGTAATGAGTGTGCCTTATTACAAAGCTTCCAGAAGAGGCTTTCTGGGAGATAGAAGAAAAAACCTTGGGATTTTatcaaaattacaaataaattaaagccAAAGAAGGAAGAGTTGATTCATATCCTTGAGCTGACTGACTCATCTCTCTGGAAGCTGTACGTGGCCTCTGCTATTGATTGTTTGACAAATCATTTGGAAATAATATAAATAGGGAGGTGGTATAAAAATTGGTAAGTACTCAACACAAACTCAGCGGTATGATGATGGGGACCGTTGACAGGAAGGATTTTGCATGGGTTCTAGACAAAGTAAGATGAGTGGTTTAAAGTCAAAGTACAAGCTAAACTAAAAGCAGGCATTTTGGTTTGGTCATGTCCTGGTTTAGGtcatatttaaaattatttaaatttctcttctgcacaaagaggaagaaatgataaaaacaacTTCAAGGAAGTCCATTGCTCCATGTCATGAGAGGAGAATGCTGttaacacactgtaaaagtTAAACTACTGCACACAAGATGTTTCCTACTTAAAGCAGCTATAGTTGATATTTTAATATCATTTACGACAAAGTGAAAACAGCTCAACAATATGAAAGCAGTCGTTTGTAGTGATTATCACCTGAATTTGTAGCTTTCCTAGGTTTTACCGAGCTTTATAGGGGCTCATTTGATCTCATTGTTTATAGCTGTCCCGCCTGCAACTGTAGCCTACTGGTTTATTTTATTCTCACCGCTCTCATAGTGTTGTTGTCGAGAAAGAAaactctaaaaacccactgtacactctCTACTCAGCAGTAAaacggcagacagacacagttagtgacaagctggtgaacatagcgaccatttagcagctaaagaggtGGTCCTTagattcatcaggtggccagaaacactgCTGACTCcaaattaattattaagttGCTCTCTAACTGCTGGatatgtaaataagcaactgtttccTAACAAGTTTGctatatcaacttaaaaggtaaCCCCAACAGGgttaaatacataatttaataCAGGTTTCTCAGGAGGTATTGAGTTCCCCATCGCAATTCTGTAAGTTGTATAGTGGAGCATACTGAATCAGCTAGTGTTTTGAAAGAAGATTGAAAGTGATCCCAGAGAAACTTTCACCCTTTAGCAGATTAATGTAAAAATAGCTTTTAGTGTCGAGCTCTGCATATGCATCATTGTGCACATtgaagctcaaacatccaagtaacaataagcaaaacCCATTTTTCATTATAGGGGACTTTAAAGTTCTGTTGACCTCAGTTATTATGGTCCCAAACTTGAGATTTGTACAAATTGATTTTGTTTCCCCTTGTCtttcataaatattaatttttgtTGTGTCTGGATCCTTCACACAGTCCACCAATTTGCTCAAGACTGCTTATAGACCCTGTGATTGTTCATGAATGTGACCGAGTATGAACATCAGGAAACAACAGCATTGAATTGTAAATATAGTAACAGGAAAAACTATTGCTGCAGACATGGCCTTCAGGTAAATCTACACTTTCTGACAACATGTTTCCTTTGACTAGAACTGTTTAAACTCATTTTTAGCTCAAGCTCATTAAATCACCAGAAACATGCAGGGAAATGAAAGTTGTGCAGGACATGGACTTAGATGACTTCAGTTATCCTCTCTCCTACATATAAtacaattactttaaaaaaaaaaaaaattcaccatGGACATGCAGAGTGGAATTATTTTGCATGGGGCAGAATGCAATACAAAAAGTTGGATGCAAGATTTGAACAAATTTGGCCAATTCTTTTGCaaatgttgtcatttttttgtcattaagtaaaaagaaaagtctacTTTGGGTGATAGTGATATGATCaggtattacattttttaatatctaGAAGGGCTGGTATGGCTGTTAGTGGTTTCATACAATATTGAATAGTAGAGACATTAATTGGCCCCTTCTTTAGCTAGCCAGTTTGATTGTAAAAGAAGATTTACGAACAGAAAAAGATGACAATTAAGATCATTTACCTCAAAGCtcaatcaaaaaaacaacaagcagaaTTCACCATTTCACTCACCCATGAAGTACATGACCAACTTGCAAATGCCAGTGCCGAAGACGAAGTCCCTCATCAGGTTGGGGATGAGGGTGAAGGGGATGCAGACCAGGGAGACCATCAGGTCGCTGACAGACAGGGACAGCAGGAAGAGGTTGGTGACGGTCCTCATGCGCCTGTTCCTCACCAGCACGGCGATGATGAGGCTGTTGCCCAGGACGccgaggaggaagatgaggctGTAGAGGACGATCCGCACTGTCTGGTTGATATCTGAGACACACGTGGAAGGAGACACGTGGGCACAAACACATAAACTCTGGATATGTCATTCTTAAAATGTGACCCAAGCGCTTATTTATATTCTTCCATTAATTTACACCCTATAAGAAGATTTTTCCTATCTAGTGACTTATGTAGGTACAGTAGTTTGGTGGTCAGTGTGTGCAGAATAGCATCTCTGGGAGGATCACCTTGGAAGCCTAAACGGAATCTCGGCTATATGCGGTGTCCTTGGATTTATTTCATCCATAGAAATGTGTAAGGTTTCTGCCATTTTGTGGCTTTAAAGTGTACAATTGCAGTTCTAGTCACTTGCCATTAGCAGATCTAGTGTACAGTGACAACTTATGTGTCACTGCTAACATCTAGCAGACTTCATTAGCTTTATGGACGACCTGAGCCATATGCGTAATGCGCTCTGACGCAAAAAAAATGCCCAAAGCAGTCGCTCTTTTGGCATACACTGGAGATAAATGGGCTTATTTTGgaatcaaattattattacatttctaaataaaatgatcTACTATTCGACATGATGTTCCACAGCATTTGATGGCGATACAAAAAGATAAAATCAGTGTACCTTGAGGTTCGGTTGAGGGATTCTGCTCGCTCTCGCACTCGGAAATATTCTTGATCCCGAAATTACACAAAATCTTGTTCAAGTCAGTTGAATTTATGAGCATGTCGTGGATTGTGAACGTCTCCATTTCGTGTTCTCTCCTGTGGCTTCAAGTAAAATCAGTCATACTGTATGGACAGCATTCGCCATGCTGTagcaagaaaatgaaaataaatcgcCCTGAAGGATGAGATGTATAAGGATTTTGTTTCCTCTCAGtcgatttaaaaaaagaagaagataataagaaatgaagaaaaataataataaaagtattcTCTACAAGTTTCCGTCCACTCCCAGTCTGGTGCGCTGCGTTCTCAGCATTTCCAGCTACTGACAACATGTGGACGGGTCGCAGTCTTGAGTGCTCAGCCCGCCTTCAGCGTCTGTGCAATTCAGCATCTCCCCTTTTGTACAAAACACCCAGTTCTAAATCATTGCAGAGATGTCTGCGCTGACTATCCTTTCTGATTCTCTGTTAATatcttaaatatttttaatttctactAATCACTTGGGCTACATGacacaaaatgttgaaaaaacagAAGTGAAATTGGTTTAAAATCAGCCAGCAGTGTTCTGTACTATTACTGCAGCTGCTGTAGGTTATCATGCTTCCCCTGGCACGTTTCAAAGCATGATATTTCCTGCTGTGGCATTTCATGTGAACATGTCAGCAGCAATAACAAAGCTCATTGACTCGTGCTTTAATTGTTCTGATGGGTGGAGAGATGTGCTGTCATTAGTGCCCAAACAACGCCACGACTTTGGAACCAGTCATGTGTTGAGCTGCGCTGAATATTGTCTTACATTCCTGCAGCAGCCAagaaattattgttattgttcgATGGACTCTTAATTAAAAAGCCTTGGGAAAGAAGCTGTGAGAGAAAGAGCTATCGACGTTTTAAGGCTTGTTGCAACCCGTTCTTATTAATTGTGGGTAATCAAACACAATAGATGAGTGGCCTATAGTGCCTACCTGAGAAAGGAAACCTCCTCGTACTGTAATTCAGTTATGCCCCAGATTGAAATTCACAGGTGAAATTAGCTCATGTTGGAAACCCACATTTACCTGTAGCATGATTTTTTTCACATGTGCCAATTTGTGAAtttatcagtggtggaagaagtgtCCTGAGACTTACTCAAACTGATGTATGTaagcaatattttaatattttagttggttgaggtggagctataTAGTGATTTTACactatattttataatatatattattataataatataatataaaaatcataataagCTATCATATGTAGTGAAGGACAATGAAATCTGAAAATTTTCTGTATTAGTATAAATACCTAAAAatagtacagtacttgagtaaatatacttagttCAGTCCCACCACTGACATGTAGCACATGTGAACTGTGTTTCAAATAGGACgttatgtttaaaaatgtgtgcattttcttttcaaCCAGTTAAATCActcaaaaaataacaaatgcttATTTGTAAGTGTCATGTTCAACGTGTGGAGATGTAAGACTGTGGTTAATGATCCGTTTTTACTGAGAAGTTATCACCCTTTCTCGTTGCCCTGAAACACCATCATAACAGGGACGTTCCGCCCGGAACCAAAGTGTCTGTCTTGTTTTCCCTGCACGCACACTGACCATCCTCAGTTGCTAAGTAACCTCTGCAGGGGATGCTAATTTCTAGTGTAGAGTGAATCAAATTGTGCCGTTTCAGACGGAAAACTGAACTCGCTTTGATAAAGAGGATGGACGACGGCACCGAGTTATCCCTGACCATCGCTCAGATCGTGCAGCGGCTGAAGGGAAGCCATTTACACTCTCAGATAGAGAGACAAGCCAAAGTGAGTGAGTTAGCATGTGGCTAATGATGCGGAGCAGGCAGCTGTCAACCTCAGAGGGACTCACCAACAATTTGTACTTCTAGTTTATTATCCTAATGTGAGAAGGAAGCACTCGAGCTACAAAActtattcaactttattttatccTTTCCCAAATGTCATTTAGGAGTGTTTACATCAGCCCGAGATAAAACTGGAGTCCCTTAAAGAGGACGTACGCAGTTTTCTCAAAACGTCAGGTGGGCACGTTGATGACacattttcagctactgtataACACATACATCACGACATTTTGCTGCGTAttgtaattaaaataactttttatatatatattaactattttttctttctgtgtggtgacaacatattttactgttttacaggCTGGGAAAGGAAGCTGCAGAATGCAGTGTACAGAGAACTGCATGTGTAAGTTACACTCAGGCTAATGTGGTGTTTGTGGTGttcgtatacacacacacacacacacacacacacacacacacacacctagtaTGAATCACTTTGATTCACGTGGTTTGCAAATGAGGCGTGTCACATCAAATGCATGAAATTTTCAATATTTAGCAACTGTACACTTTGAAAATATGCAGTGGCACAGTAGACACTCAAGAACCTCAGGGTAACCTCATGC
Proteins encoded in this region:
- the cckar gene encoding cholecystokinin receptor type A, which produces METFTIHDMLINSTDLNKILCNFGIKNISECESEQNPSTEPQDINQTVRIVLYSLIFLLGVLGNSLIIAVLVRNRRMRTVTNLFLLSLSVSDLMVSLVCIPFTLIPNLMRDFVFGTGICKLVMYFMGLSVSVSTFNLVAISLERYSAICNPLTSRTWQTKSHAVKVITATWVVSFILMLPYPISSTLKPFTRLNNSTGHMCRLVWPNDVIQQSWYVSLLLLLFLIPGIVMMTAYGLISLELYRGIKCEVSSRKSSRDRQLSTGSIKAGDSDGCYLQQSKKKSIAKSTGNSSTKPMVGRVCGSSSTANLMAKKRVIRMLLVIVFLFFLCWTPVFVVNAWQAFDRRSAYRLTGAPISFIHLLSYTSACVNPIIYCFMNKRFRQGMLATFTCCSCLRRSGGASSSLGRSAGIGAAKGEAGRSRAGPKTTEQNGHTPPSGASTRLTCTGIRASAWSELT